The following are encoded together in the Adhaeribacter arboris genome:
- a CDS encoding SusC/RagA family TonB-linked outer membrane protein yields MKINLPAKIRNHHGVPKLLPSVGAILKFTCFLLIFLSTLSFSFAQTAISGKISDEKGEGVPGATVLVKGTTNGATTDPSGSFTLNAPNGNGTLVISFIGYQTKEVPINNQATINVTLAPDTKALEEVVVIGYGTQRKSDLTGAVATVKAEQLQERPAPSLNQALAGRMAGVQVNNNSGRPGGRTTVRVRGFSSINSSNNPLYVVDGVMLPQGNQAQFSNAIDYINPNDIVSVEVLKDASSTAIYGARGANGVILVTTKRGRSGDGQVTYNVDFGVNTIGPNRPEALNAKEYLATEDLAWANMAKYDPVGWAAGKWAYLDPKIRRAQFSAAHPGVFDANLQPLHDTDWLKETTQNKLSQNHQLGFSGGNDRTTYSLSLGYRDDEGLVRTSYMKRYSGRFTIDDQVKKWLKIGGSLAYNNQTENLVDINDAVARQIVEDFPFLPVRYETGIFAENRDYPFAEGTMSSMHRLYDRKYILNTQTTTGSLFSNLNLAKGLEMRTVLGVNVMTQENNESSTRTLSIGDQGFAATRNRKESFWSLENYLTYNKRFAEIHSITALAGISWQETNFFNISALVRGFSTDYFGFNNLGAGAVRPEVGSGASRSAFNSYFGRINYSLKDKYLLTVTGRADGSSKFGENHKFAFFPSAALAWRISEEDFLKDNSLISNLKLRTSYGLTGNSEIPPYSSLALLSSNFATIFNDTRVSGTGINRLANPDLKWEKTAQYDAGLEIGLLNNRISLEADVYYRKTTDMLLDAPVPRTSGYGSIRKNVGSMENKGIELALNTTNVNSGDFSWNTTFNISMNRNKVLTLATPADIFGVGGPNFTNQTSIIRIGEPVGSFWGLTRLGVWSEAEKDEAAKFTSYRNGLTILPGDIKYLDVNGDHAITDADRSIIGNGSPKAWGALLNTFRYKALDLTVELQYSYGNDVLDLTLHASEDRQALANSYKSVLGAWTPQNQNSDIAEIRDTRAGYVTNVDSHWVKDGSFIRGRNILLGYTVPAGFTNKIRLNRLRVYASVQNAFLLVGDDIVGDPEVTPTNQGDDSSAFSQGINWHGYPKPRTFMFGLQVTL; encoded by the coding sequence ATGAAAATTAATTTACCCGCTAAGATCCGGAACCACCATGGTGTACCTAAGTTACTACCATCCGTTGGAGCCATTTTAAAATTTACGTGTTTCCTTTTGATTTTTTTAAGTACTCTTAGCTTCTCTTTTGCGCAAACAGCTATTTCCGGTAAAATATCCGACGAAAAAGGCGAAGGCGTTCCGGGAGCTACCGTTTTGGTGAAGGGTACCACCAACGGGGCTACTACCGACCCCAGCGGCAGTTTTACGCTGAACGCTCCTAATGGCAACGGTACTTTAGTTATATCCTTTATCGGGTACCAAACCAAAGAAGTGCCGATTAATAACCAAGCTACTATAAACGTAACCTTGGCACCCGATACCAAAGCGCTGGAAGAAGTAGTAGTAATTGGTTACGGTACGCAACGCAAATCCGATTTAACTGGGGCGGTAGCTACCGTAAAAGCCGAACAATTACAAGAGCGGCCGGCTCCTTCCTTAAACCAAGCCTTAGCCGGCCGGATGGCGGGGGTACAAGTAAATAACAACTCCGGTCGTCCGGGGGGCCGTACTACGGTGCGGGTGCGGGGCTTTAGCTCTATTAACTCCTCTAACAACCCTTTGTACGTGGTAGATGGAGTAATGCTGCCCCAAGGTAACCAAGCCCAATTTAGTAATGCCATTGACTATATTAACCCAAATGACATTGTGTCCGTGGAAGTATTGAAAGATGCTTCTTCTACGGCTATTTACGGTGCCAGAGGGGCAAACGGCGTTATTTTGGTTACAACTAAAAGAGGCAGATCCGGCGATGGTCAAGTAACTTATAACGTGGATTTTGGAGTGAATACCATTGGCCCGAATCGGCCGGAAGCGTTAAATGCCAAAGAATACTTGGCTACCGAAGATTTGGCCTGGGCCAATATGGCTAAATACGACCCGGTTGGCTGGGCCGCAGGCAAATGGGCTTATTTAGATCCTAAAATTAGAAGAGCTCAATTTAGCGCCGCTCATCCGGGGGTTTTTGATGCCAATCTTCAGCCATTACACGACACCGACTGGCTGAAAGAAACCACCCAGAATAAACTTTCTCAAAACCACCAGTTAGGCTTTAGCGGGGGTAACGACCGCACTACTTATTCGCTTTCGCTGGGTTACCGCGACGACGAAGGACTGGTGAGAACCTCCTACATGAAACGTTATTCCGGCCGGTTTACCATCGACGATCAGGTGAAAAAATGGTTAAAAATAGGCGGTTCACTGGCTTATAATAACCAAACCGAAAACCTGGTAGATATTAACGATGCCGTAGCCCGCCAGATTGTGGAAGACTTCCCCTTCTTGCCGGTAAGATATGAGACGGGGATCTTTGCCGAAAACCGCGATTATCCTTTTGCCGAAGGTACCATGAGTTCCATGCACCGCCTATACGACCGGAAGTATATTTTAAATACCCAAACTACTACCGGTAGCTTGTTTTCTAATTTAAACCTGGCAAAAGGTTTGGAAATGCGTACCGTGTTGGGAGTAAACGTAATGACTCAGGAAAACAACGAATCCAGCACCCGGACTTTATCCATCGGCGATCAGGGTTTTGCCGCCACCCGTAACCGGAAAGAAAGTTTCTGGTCTTTGGAAAATTATTTAACTTATAATAAGCGGTTTGCTGAAATCCACTCTATTACGGCACTAGCGGGTATTTCTTGGCAGGAAACTAACTTCTTTAACATTAGTGCGCTGGTACGGGGCTTTTCGACCGATTATTTTGGCTTTAATAACCTAGGTGCCGGCGCAGTTCGTCCGGAAGTTGGTTCCGGAGCATCCCGGAGTGCCTTTAACTCTTACTTTGGCCGGATTAATTACAGCCTGAAAGATAAATATTTACTGACTGTAACCGGTCGGGCCGATGGTTCTTCTAAATTCGGGGAAAATCATAAATTTGCCTTCTTCCCTTCCGCCGCCTTAGCCTGGCGGATATCGGAAGAAGATTTCTTGAAGGATAACAGTCTGATCTCTAACTTAAAATTACGCACGAGTTATGGCTTAACCGGTAACTCCGAAATACCGCCTTATTCTTCTTTAGCTCTGTTAAGCTCTAATTTTGCTACTATATTTAACGATACAAGGGTAAGCGGAACGGGTATTAACCGTTTAGCCAACCCTGATTTAAAATGGGAAAAAACTGCTCAGTATGACGCCGGGTTAGAAATAGGTTTGCTTAACAACCGGATTAGCTTAGAAGCCGATGTTTACTACCGTAAAACTACCGATATGTTGTTGGATGCTCCCGTGCCGCGTACCAGTGGTTATGGCTCTATCCGGAAAAACGTAGGCTCCATGGAAAACAAAGGTATTGAACTGGCTTTAAATACCACCAACGTAAACTCCGGCGATTTCTCCTGGAACACTACCTTTAATATTTCGATGAACCGGAATAAGGTACTTACTTTAGCTACTCCGGCCGATATCTTTGGTGTGGGTGGACCTAACTTTACAAACCAGACCAGCATTATTCGTATTGGCGAACCAGTAGGCTCTTTCTGGGGTCTTACCCGTTTAGGCGTATGGAGCGAAGCCGAGAAAGATGAAGCGGCCAAATTTACCAGCTACCGTAATGGCTTAACTATCCTGCCCGGTGATATTAAATACCTGGATGTGAACGGCGACCACGCTATTACCGACGCAGACCGGAGCATTATTGGTAACGGCAGCCCGAAAGCTTGGGGAGCGCTCTTAAATACTTTCCGCTATAAAGCCCTGGATTTAACCGTTGAGTTGCAATATTCTTATGGTAACGACGTGCTGGATCTTACCCTACACGCCAGCGAAGACCGTCAAGCCTTGGCCAACAGCTATAAATCTGTTTTAGGTGCCTGGACGCCGCAGAACCAAAACTCGGATATAGCTGAAATCCGTGATACCAGAGCTGGCTACGTTACCAACGTAGATTCGCACTGGGTGAAAGATGGTTCCTTTATCCGCGGCCGGAATATTTTATTAGGCTATACTGTTCCGGCAGGTTTTACGAATAAAATTCGCTTAAACCGGTTGCGCGTATACGCCTCCGTGCAGAATGCTTTCCTGCTTGTCGGCGATGATATCGTTGGCGATCCGGAAGTAACTCCTACTAACCAAGGCGATGATAGCAGTGCTTTCTCGCAGGGTATTAACTGGCACGGTTATCCAAAACCTAGAACCTTTATGTTTGGTCTGCAGGTTACTTTATAA
- a CDS encoding RagB/SusD family nutrient uptake outer membrane protein: MNRYKFLYLIPLVAIVWLTPACTDLDEEPFDIITANNYYSDRNSIIAAVTRPYEHGHWTGWDGDRWLLSELTADHFVWPQKGKHGYDGGDWVRLHGHAWNSDDGHIYGAWNGPYQGIGQCNVIINDINKLDYTKLGLTEAEKTQHISELRTLRAWFYLFLIDYFRNVPISEDASTLNPNSTPQEVFAYIEKEVKESLPNLPKNTRAGRFDQGGAAALLVRLYLNAEKWIGTAKYTETAQIAQEIIDGKYGTYSLDSDYRGPFRSGIKGYRSPENIFEFPHARNLYEMGWMYNAMMHYQARYSLDNDWGGWNGITLTPSLDMEGNPYPYKLGKPYGKYSDQDKRKQPFRTTSANGDYEGFFLVGQQYEFNKAQGFGFDSTKMVNGTEEYNNKPLRYVDQVGRFSEGAAGITKGSMVTTGEENSGVRLLKFPWLPDSKGLFQNNSVPEIRLAEIYYALAEAKYRAGDKAGAAVLLDAVRQRNFSAESWPANSYVNNLSLLTDDEFLDELGREFIGERHRRTDLVRWNRFGEEWWAKPKDAKDVSVFPIPARVLNANPLLKSNGF; the protein is encoded by the coding sequence ATGAACCGATATAAATTTTTATATTTAATACCATTAGTAGCCATTGTCTGGCTGACTCCGGCTTGTACTGATCTGGATGAGGAACCTTTCGATATTATAACCGCTAATAATTATTACAGCGATAGAAATAGTATTATTGCCGCGGTAACCCGGCCTTACGAACATGGCCATTGGACTGGATGGGACGGAGACCGTTGGTTGCTTTCTGAATTAACCGCTGACCATTTCGTATGGCCGCAAAAAGGGAAGCACGGATACGACGGCGGTGACTGGGTGCGTTTACACGGGCACGCATGGAATTCCGATGATGGTCATATTTATGGCGCTTGGAATGGTCCTTACCAAGGAATTGGGCAATGTAACGTTATTATTAACGATATAAACAAGCTGGATTACACTAAACTAGGTTTAACAGAAGCCGAAAAAACGCAGCACATTTCTGAATTGAGAACGTTGCGGGCCTGGTTCTACTTATTTTTGATCGACTATTTCCGGAACGTGCCTATTTCGGAAGATGCTTCTACCTTAAATCCAAACTCCACTCCGCAGGAAGTATTTGCTTATATCGAAAAAGAAGTAAAAGAATCATTGCCCAATCTGCCCAAGAATACCCGAGCGGGCCGGTTTGATCAAGGGGGAGCCGCGGCGTTGTTAGTACGCCTCTACTTAAACGCTGAGAAATGGATCGGTACGGCTAAATACACGGAAACGGCTCAAATTGCTCAGGAAATTATTGATGGCAAATACGGTACTTACAGCCTTGATTCCGATTATCGGGGACCTTTCCGTTCGGGCATAAAAGGCTATCGCTCTCCGGAAAATATTTTTGAATTCCCGCACGCGCGTAATCTGTACGAAATGGGCTGGATGTACAACGCCATGATGCATTACCAAGCCCGGTATTCCTTGGATAATGATTGGGGTGGTTGGAATGGCATTACCTTAACTCCTTCGTTGGATATGGAGGGCAACCCTTATCCTTATAAATTAGGAAAACCTTACGGAAAGTACTCCGATCAGGATAAACGGAAACAGCCTTTCCGGACTACTAGCGCCAATGGTGATTATGAAGGATTCTTCCTGGTTGGCCAGCAATACGAATTTAATAAAGCCCAAGGCTTTGGCTTTGACAGTACCAAAATGGTTAATGGCACCGAAGAGTACAATAACAAGCCATTGCGTTACGTAGATCAGGTGGGTCGCTTTTCTGAAGGGGCGGCCGGAATTACCAAAGGCTCTATGGTTACTACCGGCGAAGAAAACTCGGGCGTAAGATTACTCAAATTTCCGTGGTTACCCGACTCAAAAGGTTTGTTTCAAAATAATTCAGTTCCCGAAATTCGTTTAGCGGAGATTTACTATGCTTTGGCCGAAGCAAAATACCGGGCAGGCGATAAAGCAGGAGCGGCTGTTTTGTTAGATGCTGTACGGCAAAGAAACTTTTCTGCGGAATCCTGGCCAGCTAATAGCTACGTAAATAACTTAAGTCTTTTAACGGACGATGAATTTTTAGACGAATTGGGCCGAGAGTTTATTGGCGAGCGGCACCGGCGCACTGATTTAGTTCGTTGGAACCGGTTTGGCGAGGAATGGTGGGCTAAACCGAAAGATGCCAAAGATGTGAGCGTGTTCCCAATACCGGCCCGGGTCTTGAATGCGAATCCACTTCTTAAGTCAAATGGATTTTAA